Proteins encoded together in one Kitasatospora albolonga window:
- a CDS encoding cobalamin biosynthesis protein CobG: protein MLAAMPDSAPSPVSAGGASARAGGDACPGTLRLHPADDGALARVRIPGGVLDPGRADALLAAAERFGDGELHLTSRGNVQLRGLGTGCGGELAALLTDAGLLPSAAHERARNIVASPLAGLDGSPSLGAWLGELDRLVCASPAAAALSGRFLFALDAGGGDVDALGADVTVIAGGPDALLRIGAEDEVFRLPSSDEAPRAALLAAEAFLRAAHDSGAWRVKDLPDDVRTELVRTIGPATGPAVHRPRPRPRKAPAPAPGPVGTKAIPAPVGTTAALSVDVPLGRLAPAQWRLLTETAKRYGGELRLTPWRGIIVPGPFPRQEAADALRALSAAGLITAPDSPWTGVGACIGHPGCAKSLSDVRAEAGAAVGPPGRLPVYWSGCERRCGHPHGEWIDVVATPDGHRISHVRGERRDAPTTVRNDPARLAAAVAEARAL, encoded by the coding sequence CCGCGTACGGATACCCGGCGGGGTGCTGGACCCCGGCCGGGCGGACGCGCTGCTGGCGGCGGCCGAGCGGTTCGGGGACGGTGAGCTGCATCTCACCTCGCGGGGCAACGTACAGCTGCGCGGCCTCGGTACGGGGTGCGGCGGCGAGCTGGCGGCGCTGCTCACGGACGCGGGCCTCCTGCCGTCCGCCGCGCACGAGCGGGCCCGCAACATCGTGGCGTCACCGCTGGCCGGGCTGGACGGTTCGCCGTCGCTGGGGGCCTGGCTGGGGGAGCTGGACCGGCTGGTGTGCGCGTCGCCCGCCGCCGCGGCGCTCTCCGGCCGCTTCCTCTTCGCCCTGGACGCGGGCGGCGGTGACGTGGACGCGCTGGGCGCGGACGTGACGGTCATCGCCGGGGGGCCGGACGCCCTGCTGCGGATCGGGGCGGAGGACGAGGTGTTCCGGCTGCCGTCCTCAGACGAGGCCCCGCGCGCCGCGCTCCTGGCCGCCGAGGCGTTCCTCCGCGCCGCCCACGACTCCGGCGCGTGGCGCGTGAAGGACCTGCCCGACGACGTACGCACCGAACTGGTCCGCACCATCGGCCCGGCGACGGGCCCGGCCGTCCACCGCCCCCGCCCCCGGCCCCGTAAAGCGCCCGCCCCGGCCCCCGGACCGGTCGGCACGAAGGCCATCCCCGCACCGGTCGGCACGACGGCCGCGCTCAGCGTCGACGTACCCCTGGGGCGGCTCGCTCCGGCCCAGTGGCGGCTGCTCACGGAGACGGCGAAGCGGTACGGGGGCGAGCTGCGGCTCACCCCCTGGCGCGGGATCATCGTCCCCGGCCCCTTCCCCCGGCAGGAGGCGGCGGACGCACTCCGCGCGCTGTCCGCGGCCGGGCTGATCACCGCCCCCGACTCCCCCTGGACCGGCGTGGGCGCCTGCATCGGCCACCCCGGCTGCGCGAAGTCGCTGTCCGACGTACGGGCCGAAGCGGGGGCCGCTGTGGGACCGCCGGGGCGGCTACCTGTGTACTGGTCCGGGTGCGAACGCCGCTGCGGCCACCCCCACGGGGAGTGGATCGACGTGGTCGCCACGCCGGACGGGCACCGGATCTCGCACGTACGGGGAGAGCGCCGGGACGCCCCGACGACCGTACGGAACGATCCGGCGCGGCTGGCGGCGGCGGTGGCCGAGGCCCGCGCTCTCTGA